Genomic segment of Vulpes lagopus strain Blue_001 chromosome 7, ASM1834538v1, whole genome shotgun sequence:
TTTGGGGTCATGTGGTATCAGTCATCTGGAACAATCACTGAGGCAATCAACTGATGACACTTATGTACTGCAGCCACAACAAAGAATCTGCACACCAAAGCTTCAGTGAGCTTCTTAGATGGGCAATACTCTATGCACATTGATGCCAGGATGGCAATACATCCTAGGGACAATCTAGCTTTGTTAGAATCCTCACAGACATGGTCCTAtgtatctcttcctttcctttgacaGGTTCTAATTTGTACCTTTTCcctgtaataaaaaataactttcagtaggtttcagtgtgtgtgtgtgtgtgtgtgtgtgtgtgtgtgtgtgtgtataaacaggCTTCAGTAAGTTCTGGGAGTTTTTCTAGCAAATATTTGAACCTGAGGATGTTTGGGGAACCCCCCTCCCATTAACCCCCCCACAACCTGCAGTTGTTGTCAGAGGTAAGTATGGTCTTGTGTGGGCTCTTTCTTCTAACTCTGTAGCTGGACCCTAACTCCTTGTGGTAGGCTAAGAAGTCTTGGCCAGACTTAGTAGTCTGGAGGACAGCTCTCAGCCTTCCAGTATGGCTAAATCTGGGTAGCCTTGGAGacctatttctttcatttttcctgcaaaattttcataattaaaatttcaactgaaattaatttcaattttgcGTAATTGACAtgtcaatataaaaatttaaacaagtagaaaaaaacaaattttgcattcagcacagagaaaataatttttttctgtacaatCTCTTGAATTCCATTGCTTTAGTTATCTAAATTCTTAAGCTCTTAAtagagcttaaaaaaattatagaaatgactCTCCAGAGCTTATCAATTCCTGCTAAGCAGGGGGCTTTCCCTGCTATTAACAGTAACAAGGAATTTAGTTATCTTTATTTAGTTAACCAAGAACCTTTAATTTCTTCCAGAGAAGCAGAAGTGAAACATTTGAAAGGATTTCTAAAATcccattttcctttgaaataacCGTACTCCATAGAGAGTAGTTTCTTCCTCAGTGAGTCACTTCATCATTGCACTTAGTTATCTGGAAATGCTTCTTTAATCATACCTCCTTTAGAGTTTGTCCTTATGAATTCTAATCCATGATTCCACAAAATATGTTTACATTAAAGTTCATGGTCAAGCaactacatattatatacattcttgatttaaacaaatatttctatgCAGTgagatataaaacaaatttttggtTGTTTACTACATTTAAACACATATGCTGCCtaaaaaactgagattcagaaatcAAAAACTGCcctagaaactattttaaaatagtcaaaaagTAGATCACAAATAATTacaagtataataaaaatatttgtataatttattatctttatacCCATAATAAAAGTTACTATCTTAGTTTTGCTAAGGACAACTTTTAGCAAAGGTGAtctcttttaaataattacaatttcctcatattttccattattattttaaatatatcttcccaaaatttattttcaaggcaAGACACACAGCTAAACCTGCAAAATACTCTTCATGAATAAGCACAAATGAAAAAGTCTGAGATAGCTATAATCTTGAAATTCTTTCAGAGGGAATAATGtgagtatattattaaaaatcaatttaagtaTGTACATGATGTGTGGTAGGCTTATGTAAACAGAACTTTAATAATGGGCTGGTTTACAAACAGAGGTACTAATCAAtcatcaaatgtaatttttttcccctgaaacaCAGCAATTTTAGATTGCTGttcttttctcctcctgcttGCTTCCCATGAAGGATGAAGAGGCAGCTGTGATTGCTGTTTTGAACTTTCAAATCCTCTTTGCGCGCTCCTATTAAACAGATTCTTGAGTTGAGATTCATTTTGCTGAAAACCTAGGAGGAGAAAGCAAAAATAGTGAGGAATAACCAGATACCTAAACAGCATACAACAGAGTGTTCATTTTCTCACATCAGTATTTAAGGAAGGAATTTAGTTTTACTTCAATGGAATACATCACAGTTTAAAATCTAAGTCCAATGGTAAACAGTATGAAATTGAAATATACATATGAACAGGCAATTCTGGGACACGTGCtttctaatcttattttttctaatgtCTTACACGGATGTTTACTGTATGTCTCCTAATATATGTTGTGCTGTCTCAGTTACATTGGCagtaaggaagggaagaaagtagACAACATGGAAGGCCAAAACCCATCCCCCAACAAaacaaccctcccccccccaaaccccaaatCAAAAAGGGCATCTTATATTTTCAAAGGAATATCATTTGTTTGTGATTACTGTATACGGAGCAGATGTAGCCAGAAAATTCACATGGATTTACTAAGATATTGGATTTAACAATGTTGATGGGAGGGATGTTTTTAAAGGGCTATTAATTGATTCTATTCCCTTCTACTACTgaacataaaattattataaaataaataaaataaattataaaataaattactgaattTGCTCAAATATAAGACAAGGTTCTTCTCAAAGCATATAATTATACACCAGATTAAGGGGATGGCAAGTTGTTTCACAGCCTCTTATAAGATACTTAAACTACATTAGTTTGAACAACAAATAGTGTGTGGGGGAGACATAGCAGTCAGAAAACACAAATCAGTGCATGTTTATAGaatcaggggggaaaaaagggagacaaaaatataatacggatttttttttttaaagtactcctAGGAAGGTGTAATTTCTCCTCTACGAGTTAGGTCAAAAGCCTCCTGAAGATCTTCTTAAGAAGCAAATGTCATAATGTTACACAAACAAATGCACACAGTTTGGGctcacatttctaaaatattattgtacaaagaattcaaaacatCCCAAATCTTGTACAAATCACATGTGGTCTAAAAATCTGATATAATACTAAGAGTGGCTCTATAATGAAGAACAGAgaatttaaatgttatataaaactttaataaaaaatgagatttaaataagaCAGTATTctaaactaatatatattttatataactatgtaaaaaaatttatatgtgtAAACAAACTGATAAACTGAATAGCGTAAATATATAAGCTATGCAAAAAACAGGAACCCTTTTAGCTTGGGTCTCCTCCCAGGGAAACTACGGCAATGTCTGGACTTTACAGTTATCCTGCTGATGAATCTGAGGTCACTGAGGCACACCGCCATTTGTTTgccaaatctcattttcttttcgtGTTAGGGGCACATGCATGATGCACTCCCCATCCTGATTATAGTTAAATGAGGCCATGTAACTGAGTCACAGCCAACAGCATATGAACATAAGGCCTAACCATAGAAACCTCATGCTTGATCTtttaattctctctctgctcccagtGAACACAGAGAGGTCCTGGAGGCACAAGAAGGAAAGGGCTGCCAGCAGCACACAGGTGGTGATGAATGAGAAATGAATCACCACAATTTGGTAGTTACTAGTGATAGCCAGCAGTCTACTACAAATTGTAACCAAAGCGGTACTCAGATGGAGGATACACCCATTAAAAGAGCATGCATATTTGGCAGTGGCTTCGTAATTCAATGGTAGCTGATAAGGAAATGGGATACCCAAGGTTAAAAAGTGCATATGCTTCCTAAGCTAATGAAGTGGGTAAAACTGTGGCCACTGAGAACTTGGGAAGCAGGCTACAGGCCTAAGGAGTTTGCAGCACCAGGGTAAGTGGgtggaacaaataaaaaaattagcacACTGCTGGCTCTTTGGCCACAGACtacagaagagggaaagaactGGCCAGCTCACAGCAGAAACTAAAGGGAACAGAGTGTCCAGATATTTGGGAACTTAGGGTTTAGAAAAGCCTTTGGACTTCAAACGGTAAGACATGAAACAAAGAATTTAGGCAGTAAAAGTCTGTGGAGATTCAGCCCCATAGCAAAGTTAAGAGTCAAGTAGAGCCTTCTCAACCAAATATGAGAAATCTCAATACAGCACACAGTGAATGATGGTGCGGGTGGGAAAAAATTGCCTCAAACTTATAAATAAGGCAAGTTTGACAACTTAGCTCTAGGGGAACACTGTTGCTGGGGTGATTAGCTCATGGATGGACTAACTAGAAACCAGGACGTCAGAAAGCCTCTATGTTTCTTGAGGGATCTGTGTTGTGAAAGAAATCCTATGTCTGGGCTGAAAAACTCTTGAATGTTAGATTTTGAAATGTCTTCAGGATCATGTATTTCTACCAGTCACTTGGGGCAACTCACAAGGAAATTATACTAGATGTCCACTTCAGATGTGGCCATGGAACACAGACCTTTCCAGAACACAGAAACCATCAAGTACAATGGATAAGGAAGTTCCTCGAGATCCTTCACAATTTTTGTTTAGGTACCAGACATGTTATGTGCCTCCCAATTTTCCCTTAACTCACTGGGATTTTGTACTGTGGTTACCTTATCCCTGATCTGCCACTAAATATTTGGTATGAACTGGGGACAGGCAGTCTGTCTTTTAGTGACCAGGTCACCAAATTTGGAGCAGTCATTTCCATGAAGCCAGATGGAAAGTAATGCATCACTGGTGGACGATGCTGGGCTTTGAGCTTGGATGTAGGGACTGGGTGGGACTCTGAGCTGGCTTCCTTGGGAAGGGGGATAAAGTGTGCTCTATGTGCGGGAGAGACAGTGAAATGAGCATCTTGTGAGAGTAAGGATAGTCAGCAGCAGACAGTTATGTGTTAAGAAATTCcacttcctttttcctcctaATCACATAATTAGATCTCATTTCTTAGCTCCCTTGTGGTTAGATGGTGTCATATAATTGAATTCTGGCTAATGAAATGTGAGAACGGATTCTTGCCACTTTCAGACCTGGTGCATGAAAATGTCCTGCAAAATTTCTCCATGTACTCTTCCCTTCTGGAGGAATACCTGGAAAACTGCAGGCGGAAGGAGTGAAAAGATGAAAggagtctgactcttgaattACTATATATAACACAGCCCCTCTGCCAATTCAAAGTGGACTGTGATGTGagtgaaaatagatttttattattttaagccagtGAGAGTTTAGAATTATGTACAGGAGTCAGCCTAAACAAATACATGTAACTTGACTTGCTATAAATTAATGTGAAAATACTCTGATTTTACTCTGAACCTAGTAACATACTTATTACTGAACGTTTAATGGCATGATGCTAAGATATAACTTACATGACAATTTAAAGAATGTTCAAGATAAATCAAATAGACCCAATATTTCCTGTCAAgtttcatttatatatctttcaAACTGGTAGCAGATAggtaaaaacaattaaaattgaaaaaattatacTGGTAATTAAAAGATATTCTTGTTCCCCTTCCTGTAGGTACGTAATTTATTCAGGCTATTAAGCAACTGGAACTTTTCATCCTTCTACTCTGGCAAAGCATTAGTCAATTTCATATCATGGTCAGGCAGCCATTCATACATACCTGGGGTTTTGCTTTTTGGAGCCTGTTCTCTGGaatttctaaaagaagaaaaagaccattagaactcaaaaaagataaatgaccTAAATAAACTAGGCATAAAAAACTCACTTGAAAGACTACTGTACTACTCCCTCATTGTACCagcaatcaataaaaaaaaatgagaaaacccCAGGTTTTAACTATATCAAAGTTTGTTAGACCCCAATATTACTACATAAACATGGGAGTTTCCCTCTCACCATCATTTACACGGACTTCTGGACATAAAATATCCCATCTTGGTCACCTGTGTCTACTCTTGAGGACTATGcaaataaagaatttcaaaagtCTTCTTATAGAGGGGATGAGTCAcatattacaaaaattatttttgtgggaGATGGACAGCATAGCAGTGTGCTATTCTCAAGTGAGGAAAAAAACGGCGTCTTTGGAGGCAGGTTTGGgagagataaataatattttaattggttCCAAGGTTTCAAATACAGTTTGTGTCTTTTCCATACTCTTACTTCTTTGGAAAATGGTAACATCATGTGTTTTTCATGTTtctattctattaaaaattattcctgACTTATGCATAAATAGAGTCTTCTGAGGAAGGTAGCTGTTACTGAGAAAATTAGCTAACCATGATATTTATCCAAAAACGTGAAGATATGCCCTGACAGAATTACAAATGAAATGCAACTTATTGATAACAGAAGAGCTATGCAAAGTGGTGGTTGACAGCAGGGAGAGAGGCCAACATTACCACATATGAAGCAGTCTGGGGGTTAGAGCAAATACCTGTATCTACTGAAATAGTAATGTAAGAGAAAATGACTGATATTTACAATAATGGCCCTGggttatcaaaaacaaaacaaaaccaccattCTTTTCAGAAAGTTCTAAGATATGAGACATTTTCAAAAGGTTTCCATTGAAAGGAAACTCAAAGTTTAAAAACTCTGATACTCGAAAGGATAAACTGAAACTAGCTAGACACATTATTTGGCTGCAGGACAGATATGGCACTACTGTATATGCATTTGCATATATTATCCAAGGATAAAGTTTGAAAGGGCCAAGTCTACTGTACATCTACAGGATGTACTGTGTAAACTACATGTACGTAGGGGGAGAGATTCTCTTCTGTCATTGCTAGGATGTGCAGatatttcatatctttaaaaaataattaagaaagaatAACTATTTTAGGATAGAAAAAATACTCTTACCTTCTAGAGCCTTTAGATCCagataaagaatggaaaaatacagaCTCAAACTTCCTTAATTCCATGCTTGGCTTGGTTATGTCATTTCTTATACTCTGATGACTTTCATGTTTATCTTCCTCCGGTAACaatactttttttgggggggtttgttCCTTAACTGAAAAATGGCAATTACTTTCCTTCTTTCGAGTCCGCCTGACTTTCCCAATGAAGAAGTCATCACCACTGTCACTATCCTCAGACATGGAAGACTGTTTGTAAAACCTTTCTTCTGTGCTATCATCAAaatactctttttcttcttcttgtaatTCTTCTCCATCACTATTTCCACCAAGTAAGCTTTTggactcctttcctttttttgttttacttaaggttttcatttttggGTCAGCAGGTGTCTTCCGGGGATCAGAAGGAACTATACCAGCCCTTTCAGAAGGCTTTGATGGAGTATTTGGAATGTCTATAGCATTGGGTCCATGTTCCatcttggttcttttttcttttgaatttactGGTTTCTTTGCCAatattttggcttctttttctttctgttcactGATAATAGTTCCTTCATGCTGTAACTTACTGGCATCATCATTTGAACACAAAGTGTCCTTGGAATGATTTTCTTCTGAAGCATTCTCTGATGATTTAACTTCAACAACATTTTGTCTTGCATCTTTAAAGGCTTTGACAGCAGCTACAACAGAAATAGCACAtgatttatttcatcattaaaaCAAGTAATATAAAACATCACCGTTTCagtacagtatttctttttttaatatatttttcaaagattttattcatttattcatgagagacacacacacagagagagagagagagagagagagagagagagagagagagagagaggcggagacacaggcagagggagaagcaggctccatgtagggagcctgacgtccccagaatcccgggtccccagatcacactgggctgaaggcggtgctaaaccgctgagccaccggggctgccccagtacAGTATTTCTTACATTATTTGGAAACACTTAAGAGGACAACTGCAATTATGTTAAACATATTTAATGGGTCTGAAATCACAAAAAAACGTTAATGACCTTAAAAACCAAACTTGAAATGCTCAGAGGTATTCagtttaaaactcttaaaattaatCATCTTTTCAGGCCTTGGAA
This window contains:
- the SRFBP1 gene encoding serum response factor-binding protein 1, whose translation is MAQPGTLNLNNEVVKMRKEVKRIRVLVIRKLVRSVGRLKSKKGTEDALLKNQRRAQRLLEEIHAMKELKPDIVTKSALGDDINFEKVCKKPDSTATERAVARLAMHPILKKKIDVLKAAVKAFKDARQNVVEVKSSENASEENHSKDTLCSNDDASKLQHEGTIISEQKEKEAKILAKKPVNSKEKRTKMEHGPNAIDIPNTPSKPSERAGIVPSDPRKTPADPKMKTLSKTKKGKESKSLLGGNSDGEELQEEEKEYFDDSTEERFYKQSSMSEDSDSGDDFFIGKVRRTRKKESNCHFSVKEQTPPKKVLLPEEDKHESHQSIRNDITKPSMELRKFESVFFHSLSGSKGSRRNSREQAPKSKTPGFQQNESQLKNLFNRSAQRGFESSKQQSQLPLHPSWEASRRRKEQQSKIAVFQGKKITFDD